The Arvicola amphibius chromosome 11, mArvAmp1.2, whole genome shotgun sequence genomic interval ATGGTATGGGCTATATTTAAAGAGTCCCCTTGGCCCTCAGAGAACAAAACTTGTCTATTTTGGCTATTCCCCCTTCCTGCTGGGTTACATCTCACCAGCTTTGGTACAGGAAATTGCTCAATTCAGAAATCCCACATGGCTTCCACTATTCACAATTAAATTATCTAAGTAAATaatgtctctaaaataaaaaaaaaaatcagcattaaGAAAATACACCAGAAATGAAGCATTTGCTCAACACCAAGCCAGCACCATGTGTGCTTGGTACATCTATGATGCTAGCATATTAggggccgaggcaggaggattggaagttcaaggctagctttcgtttgcttttgttttgctttttataggCATCCAGTGCGCCATGGGTTCCAGCTGAAGTAGAATGGCCAAGCGTAAGAAAGAAACACTTAGGCCGTATGCCCGGTGTGCCTTCCCTGCCAATATTATCAAGTTCACGGCAGTGGTCAGGGTTAGTTAGGTTCAGAAGTCCAGGCCTCCAGAACTTAGCAAGAGACAACATCACAGAGCAGGCTGTCCTGTCTATGAAGAGTCAGAGATCTACGCTTTGCCAATCTGACAGGCTTGTCAAGAGGGCCCAGTTGTAAACCTACGCCACTTCTGAGCAGACTGaagttatcagagaaatgaacGAACACCAGACAAGCAACAGGCTCTCTGTCTAGGGCTGGCGCTAAAACTCTATAGCACACAGCTGATGCTAACCCCTACATACAGCAAGCTTTCCCCTAAAAGGCTTTTAGACTAAGCCAATGCTTCTTAGTCTGGTTACTACAGCTCCATTGGAAGTCACACCAGCTCCTAACTATGCAGTGTCTGACAGCACCTGGAAGAGCCAGAGCCCGAGCAGCCTGCTGCTGACAGATTTCAGTAAGGTGCCAGCTCGGGAAAATACAAACAGTAAGACATCAGTGAAATGGATACTCAAGTTCCCAAGTTCACATTTTGAAATACTACATATTTCAAAGTGCCCTTTGAACACtttgattcatttaaaatttccCATTGGGGGCCGAgctgagaaaatatttaactataaAATATCATGATGCCAAGCAGAAGCTTTAGTGACCCGACAGAAAACGACGTCAAGTTTCTCCCAGTGGCTGGCTGATAAAACACGAAAGCTCAGCTATGGAAGAACACACAAGAAACCACCACAGGAAGCTGGGTGGCTTCCGGTGCCCTGGGCTTGAATTACCACCATCCTCCTCTCAAATGCAGGTCAGGGACCTGGTGAGACCGAGGTctacaaacaaaacccaagatgCAGACTTCTACCAGACCGTGACTCCAGGTCCATAGTCACTTTCCCAGTCCCAGGAATAAGGCTTCGGAATTTTGTTTTCCCACCTGAAGCTCAGCCTAACAGGACACGGAATGCAGCCGGGTGACGTCCACCATAGGAAAAGGCAAGGCTGCCACAGCAAGGCTCCTGGACAGCTCTCTGGCATATGAGCTTCCTTTGGCAATCCTAATTCCTGATTATGAAAATACTTGCAGGAGTGACAGCCCCAGAGGCTCCTAGCATGTTTACATTACTAAATCATTTAAGCCCTATGGTTAGAAACTAATCTCTGAACGGTCAGAGTTGAGGTAAACACTTTTCAAAAAGTAGTTTTGCCTCATCTCAAGAAACTATGATATGAACAAAACTTATGCTTACAAAATAAAGTGGGGACattaatcttaaaaaatttaCAAAGTAACTCACTTGGGTATTTGATGAAACAACCCAGACCATAGAATTTTGACTAAATGACTTTGCAGGAAACATTCTGTTTAGATATTGAAGCCACCTGTGCCCGGACTTTGTAACTTCAAGTCTGAAAAGGTTAATTAAATCAAGTAACATTTCCACCTTTCCACAGCAGCACAGGCTAAAAAGAATGATGAACTCAAGAGACAGTTTCAttagttaatatattttctgCGTTGTAGTTAACATATATGTACTTTATGTACTTTCTTCGAGTCATCTTGTTTTCCATGAAGTAGTGATATGTTATATTCAGATATGAGTACATTTCAACAGTCTTTTGcaataaatatcataaaataatagagattcgcataataaatattctttacaataaaaaaagTTTAACAGACTTTTGTCTTAAAAATAGCCAGGATTCAACTTTGTGGtttacacatataatatacaaaaagCACCACAATTTGTGGCTAAGGcaatgaaaacacaggaaggaTTGGAAACACCCAGCTGTTAAGAGTCAAAAGGCCTGTCAGAGGCCAAGGGCACCTTAGGGGACTGTAGCTATGAGAGGCCTAGGGGCGGACCAGACAGGAATTTCAACTACAGTTAGTTCTGCCCTCAGCGAAATGGGGGTGGGAAGTCCTTCACAGACACAGGACTCTAGAGGAGGAACAGGGAGAACTATCCAGCATCATCTCCAATGTGAAAACCAACATTGTGGAGTGATCTAGATCTATGGCagaaagggtggggaggggggacgACACTGTCATCTCCACAGTGCACTGTGGGGAGAATCTGGGggctggaaggagaggacagTGAGCTGTCTGGCGCAGAGCAAACGGTGTTCTAAGGAGCAAATCCTCCCCTTCGACTGGGGGATGGGGACTAAGATAGCTCTCATCAGAGGCAGGTTAATATATAGCTTATTTAAGCACTTACATGGTTACTTTGTAATAAACCAAACCAAGTCCCTGATCCCACAGTACCCGACCCTGAACATCTCTCAGCCAAGTCTGGGCGTGCATGCATCCTCGCTGGACACAGCTGGGAAGCTGGCATCACACCAACGCTCCACAGGTAcccccagctcccagcacccCTGAAGTGGGTGAGAGCAAGCTGGGCGCGGTTTCACAGGTCCGCTCCTACAGAGACGGGAGAGACTTGAGAAGAAATACCACGTTTCTTAACAGCCGCAGTTCGGAAGTCAGACCGGAGGTCTAAGCCACCTCCAGAAATCATGACGGCTTGCCCTGAGCCCTGGAAGGGCAGCTCTCCAGCTTACAATAGACAGTGTTGGAGTTTCTACACCTGCAGCCAGGGCGGTGGGTCCAGTCGTAACAACCCCTGCACAGCTTCAGGCAGCCCTTGGCGGGAGGGTAGCAGAGCAAGCAGGGGAGGCACAAAGACAGGGCTCCCATGCACAGGTATCTGAAGCAGCAGTGCGACTGCGAACAGGAGCATGGGTTATCCGAGTAAGAGCCCCCGTCGTCATCATTGGAGCAGTGGTAGAAAATGCCCTTGACCAGGCACATGCAGGTCCCGTACTCCACCATGCTCTCCGCGGAGCAGAGGCACTGCCGGTCGCAGGCCAGGCAGGAGGGCAGAGTCCGGGGGGCTGTACACTCTCCACACTTACACTTGCCACACTGTTCGCAAATGAACTTGTGCTGGGTGGGGTCCTCTTTCAAGGAACCCTTCAAGTCCTCCACAAGCAGCTGCTTGGGTTGGGTCCGGATGACCCTATCTGACCTATGACCCGGGATGGGCCTGGTGGGCGGAGACCTTCCCAAGAGGCCCTGCTCAGAAGAGGCGCTGCTGCTGCTCCCTGAACTGGCCGCGCTTCCGGTGCTGGTTGACCTGCTCAACACCGAGCCCCTGGCATTGCCGGAGTGGCTGGCAGGTCGGTGCTCGTAGCTGTTATTCACATTGGCTGGTATGATTTCATGAGTCCTTTCCTGCTTTTCGGGTCTTGGCGCAGTGCGAGGAGCTGGTCTTCTCACGACTGAAGGTCCTTCTGTGTATTCGTTGCTTCCTCTGATGGCCTTGATCTGGTCCAGGGACAGAATCGCGGCAGGCTGAGTGTCCCGGTCATAGTCTAACCTCTGCCGGCCTTCCAGAGCCGGTGGCTGAATCACCACTAGGGAAGTGTGACTGCCATGCTGGCTTGGGGGATCCATGTGGAGTGATCTCCAATTGCGGCAGTCAGTGGAAACCTGGCAAGCATCGGAAATCCTAaagaagagtgagagagaaaagaaatgagaatggggaaggggagacGCCTGTCAAGTAACAAATTGCCCAAACCACCTGGTAATGATCTCCTCCTTCGGCTGATTTCAGTGATGCAGAATCCTGGCAAGAATCCAACTCCAAAAAAGATTGCAGAGGACCACATCACAGGAAAAAAGCGAGCAAAAGATCTCATGCCACAAAAATTAGAAGCTGCGCTCCGGCTTCTAAAATGCAGAGGAAGTGATGCTTTCCTGTTTGCAAACCTAACAAATAATTAAGATGAAGCATGCCTTCGAAGGCAGCATTCAGTGTGCGCCCTGGAACTGTTCTCGGAGAGTTCAATATCAGTTCACCGGCAGTTCACGTAAGGAAAATGTCAGCtacttttaaaagattaagaATGGCTTTAGTTCTGCGGCCTCTTGGCTATTTGTACGCTGTTAAGAGCTTTAGATTAATGAGAAAATTAATCAAGGCAATTTCCAAAACACTGGCTATTCCAAGATCACGTGGAATCTCAACAGGCCCAAGTCAGGATCTAAAGCTCATCACTGATCTGTGAGATGAGGAAAAAGAATCTAAACGGAACTAAGAAGGCTGcggctttggctgtcctggcacacacacacacacacacacacacacacacacacacacacacacacacacacactgtgtataAGTTTCTTTAAAGGTTAAACCAGAATAACTTTTGTGCACAAGTGTCAAGCGTAGAGAGCAGGTCTTTTTGCACTGTCTTTATCGCCTTTCATTCACCTACACGGCAGACCTTGATTTTCAACAAGCCCTGAATCGACACGCCTTTTGTAAGATAAATACACTAATATCTTGACACAACAAACATGTTTCCATGTCGAGAAATAATTTCCAATTTATAACGTATTCTTCCTTAAACAGACCAAACGCTGACGTTTCCGTTTCCGGGCAGTAGATCTCTAGGCTATTTTTTCACAGAAATGCCCTCCAAACCCACAGATGCACCCTAAATCAAGACAGCACCCCTCTCCACTTTTCCggtgccaaaagaaaaaaaaaaacaaaaaaacaaaaaaacaaaaacaagtcttaAGGAAAAGCAGTTTGCTATGATGCTAACTAATGTTCCTAGACTATACATATTTAGCTTCTTGGGAGTCCCTCTAGTTTATTTTACCTTCTCCTCACACGAGATACACATGCATAACAGCAGCCTTTAGTGCCAAAGCCCTAAACGATACTGGAAAGCCGCCAATCGTTACTCCTGCGCcctatctatttttttaaaaaaaagattaaaactcCAAAACGAAGACTTTAAATGTGCCAAGTCTCATCCACAAGAAAGGAAGACGTGGGAATGGCTTGAGTAATGAAACCCCCAGGCATAGCTTTAATTCGCATTTTACAGGGCATTCCCAAGCAAGTTCGCTCTGGCGGAGCACCTCGGCGCCCCGCACCCGCCCGGAGAGGAGCCGGTGCACGCGGACAGCAGCACTGTGGGCAGCAGCGCCGAGCGCTAAGGTCCGGCGCCGAGGCCTTGGGGGCACCGAACCGCGGCAGCTCCGGCGGGGCAAAGTTATGAATGAATACAGCTCGCGGGCGGGAGGAGGCAGCGCCCTCTCCCCGCGTCCCGAGGCACTGCGCTCCGAGCACAGGCGGCCGCTGGATCCCCAGCGCCATCGGGTGCCGCGCGCTTGGCACGGGCTGCGCGACGACCGCCAGGATCGCCCGGCCCGCCCCGGCCCGCACCTGCCGCCCGCACTCACCTCGGCCTCCGCGGCGCCGGCCCGGGGCGCCGATCGGGCGGGGTGCGCGCCGCATCAAGCGCGGCGGGGCGGCCGGGCGCTCATAGCCCGCGCTGCGGCCTCGGCGGCCCCCGGGCAGGGGCGCTTCTCCGCGGTTGGCGGCGGCCGAGGGCGGCTCCGGGACATCCGCCGGGTGCGCGCGGCCCCCGCTCCACAGCACCGTCCCGTCCCGGTCGTCAGGCGCGCGGCCCGGCGTCGTCCCGGGCGCTCGGGTCCCCGCAGGTCCGCGTCCCCGCAGTCGCCACGCCGGCTGCAGAcgagcagagacagaaacacgTGAGTCCCTTGCCAGCCCGGGACGCTGTCCTACTCGCGGTGATGGACAGTCACGAGCCCGGGACACACACGCGGCCGTGCACGTTTTGCCCCCACGGAATGCCCAGCAGTGCAAAGCGCGTCCGAGCCGCGCGTCTGCTCGAGGCAAGCCCGCACTCGGGACGGCAAAGTCAGGTCTGGCACGAGCGCCCGGCGGGTCGGTCGCCAACAATGCGCACAGACACGCGGGTGCGCGGCGATGCCAGCCCGCGTCCGCACCCGCGGAACTCGCTGCCGGGCTACGGGAAAGCGAaaggagccagctctccagctgcGGGGCCGACCGCAGAGCGCCGGGCACCGAGCTACGGCCAGCTCCGAAAACGTCCAgttccttgaaaataaaataaataaataaaagcaccaTTCTTACCTGACCTCGCCAGGTCCTCGGCGGGAGGGCAAGGCTCTCGCTTAGCGCAGAGCCCGGGGCCGGCCTTCCCGGCACATGCACGCCGTCCGCAGCCGCTCCTTACTCCGCAGAGCTCTTGCTGCGGGTCCGCCGCAAACTCCTGCGTGCTGAGCACTCGCGCGCGGGCTCCGCAGCATTTCAGCGTCGCCGCCACCTCCACCTCCACGCTGGGACCCGCCTCCGGTGATATCATGTGTCAATCACGCGGGCTGTGCGAAAACCCGGAGCAGGATTTGAGCGACGGTGGATGTGGACTCTGAAAAAGTTGCCTGGCAGCGCAACTATAGGCAGGAACCCAAGTTCCCGGGCCCCTGTTAGTCTGTGAGCTGTCAGCCTCCAATTTAAGGGAACCAGTGGATTCGCCCTTAAAAATGAGCTAGAAAAGAGTTATgaagaacattaaaaaacaacaataacaacaaaacaaaaaagccttgtACACCACTCTACCATGCCCCAGGTAGAGGGAAAATGTGTGCGTATACAGAAAAATGTGTGCGTTCAGAGCATGTGAAATATGAAAGTTCCAGAAAGGACATTCACTTTTGCAAATGTAATATAATGGCACACAGCAGGGTGGGATTTCCTGCTGTGGGATTTTAGTGATAGCTCTGTTTCTGTTCGTGATACGATCCCAAATATTacacggaaaaaaaaaaatcccaagtccTTCCTGTTTTGTAACGTTTGGATAATTTTGTCAAAAACaccaacttttttttaatcaactaaaaatcaaggaaaataaGCGTAACTCATCAGAAGTTTTAGTTTTAATCGCACGTCTGCCGCAGGGTGGGGGAAACTCCAGTAAGTGGGGAATGCTTTTTTGCTTCTTCACAAACTGTGGGATTTAGGGCATCTATTATCAGAACAATGTAGCTCAGGATACAGAGAAAAGAACTGTATGCGGAACTAAAAATTCCATAGAGGGCTTTAAAAATAACCTCAGACCCCCCAAAAATTGTTAATAGGAAATATTTTCCCAGGCAACTGTATCAGGAATAGTATTTGGTAAACAACAGAACTCCAGGGTCTAAATCATCCGCCAATGTGAGTTTGGATATTTTGGGctccaagtaatttttttttaagcagcgggttttttgttgttgttattgtttgcgTACTTCACTTTCGAGCTTTTAGAGTTCAGTTGTGTGTAGAATTGTGTGCCAGAAATCCAAGACATTTCCCTGCAGAGAACATCAACAACCATCAGGTCCACCAGAGCATGACAGAACATGCTGGAAGCCAAGAGGCTGTCTGCTCGCCCTTCACGCTAGGGACTGTGCTAAAGTTGCGCTTTTCAAGTGTAAAGTTGGTGGGGCCCTGgtgtcttgtctgtttcccaCAGATGCAGCACTGCAATGGGCTTTGACAGCAGTGGCTCTGTTTCTTGTGACTGCATTGGAAGGGTCAAATCAGAAATACAGCATCATCCCAGAGTGTTGGACTTGGCTCTTCCCAGTCGTCTGCACAAATCTGAGGCAGAGGTCAGTTCGCCAAAGTGATAAAACGCAGACAGGGAGCAGTGCATCGTTTTCATTACACAAcgcttataaaatataatttcaaagatTCCTGTTAAAATGCACTTCAGAGTATTTCAGTCAGAGATGTGCTAAAACAAATatcctgttttaaaataacaataataataattcatggaATTTTGTCAAAAATATTATCATCATATATCATGTTCTATTTCAAAGTTGAATATATTGTGCAAAATTGATTCTGCTTCTATGCCTCCTCTATGTTTTCTTAGATGTCTCAGTCCTAGTTAGAATCAGGGTAGACTTGCCGCCTTGAATCTGGAAGACATTTAATGAAGTATGCTTCACCTTTTGATTTCCTGCAGTCATAAGATTTGAGAGAAATTATCAATTTTTAGTTAGAAACagaccttactttttatttagtaaaCTTAACTGCAGTGAGTTTAGTCTAGCAGTAAACAGCCGGTGTAGGAAACGTTTTTGAAAAAGAGGGGATGTAAGGGTCAGTGGGGAAATGGCAGTGATTTCTAATTCCCCATGCTAAGATCTGTCTAAAGCgagtggggtgggaagggaggccCAACTCGTTCTTCAGTTTCATGGGAAACCAAATTAGCCTTCTCTTTTGTTGAAAGAGAATAAAGTGGCAAACTCATCTGGCAGATGCTTCAGAAGTGCTGGTGACTTAAAAGGAATTAAAGTGCTCAAAGacttgttgatttatttatttgcccaaataaaaacatcagagccattgtgtgtgtgtgcttccaggCTAACAAGCAATACCTTCTACGTTTCCGAGGATTTAGTCATAAGTTAGGTTATTAGCGGTGGAATTAACTATATTATCATCCATAGCCTCGCATCCTGTTGAGAAACAAGCTAGAAACCGAAACATCACAGAAGTTGGCGCATTAGCAGACCCAAATCCATCCATAAGCAGCCAGTAATGggcattttctctcctttccttttaggGCAATAATCGCTGTATTCCTGAGCATCCTCAGAGACGCTGCAAGGATGGGCCatgtattttcagtttcttttcgtGACCAGCCTTTGTGAAGACACAAATAGACTAACCTAGTCGCTAAGATTTCCGTAAACGTTCCCCTCGTTTTCAGAAGCCTAGTTCCCGCCCTTGCATATTCTGCACTGTCTTAAATTCTGCCAATGGGAGAGATGAAGTCTTGCACTGAGTAGATGACGCCGAATGTTCTGGACTCTCACTCAGCCCCACTGTGTACTGCTGGTCTCCAGTAATGTGGTTGTTCTGAGCCAGAGCCTCCCTTCCTAGGTGCAGGTGAATCACACCAACACGGCTGTCCACTCACAAGAGCCTTAGGTCCACACGAGGAAGCGGCTCTGCCTCAATACAAAACAGGCACTTTTTTAACCTAGCCCACAGCTCCCTGGTTCTGGCTCCCCTTTCATTTTCCTGAGAAAGCACAGGGAGTCATTTCTTCTGCTCTTCTGACTTGGAACGAGGAGCGGAAGGTCCCTTAAAGTAATGAACTTGTTTCTTTAGTTCTGGGCAACAGCAATTCCTAATCTGAGCGCTTCCTCCCACCTTTGTCGTTACAGATGGGCTTAAGACCCTTCTCTGCTTCAAACCTGGAACTCTGCCCCCTTCAAGACGGAACAGCAGAAAACCAAATTATCTTTTCAGTAAAACAAATAAGACTTGAGATGTCTCCTACAGCTTGTCTACTTTAATGTTTCCTCATGGAATGAAATAACAGTCAGAAACCACAGTTTGTCCTTTACTTATGGAAAAAGTTGCATATTGTAGGTCACTATAGGCAAAAGTCACAAGAACATTAATAATGTATAGTTAGCTTCCTTACTTCATAATTGCCAGGGCATTTAAAGCAATcccatcatcaacaacaaaaatcccagatGCTCTATGGTGAGTGAtcacatacaagcacatacaaAGGTCTGAGTTTTGACTGTGTCCTCCTGCTTCAGGGTCGTACATCTCGAGTGTGTCCTGTTTACCCATGTGCCCTCTGTCCAGTATCACAGGCAGGCAGGTCAGAGGAACACTGTGTCCTGAAGCAAGTTGGATGGAAGACCCAGCCACTAGAAGTCCCAGCTCTGCCACACAGAGCTAAGTGAGTTTTGGTTTCTCCTGAAGCTAACAGAAACTCTATTCTGATGTCCTGATGCTCCGGATGGAGTCAAGCACATAAAAGTGCTTTGTGAGCTGGGAAAAATCTGTATCAATAATTGGTTGGTGTTGTATCAACATactttataaagaagaaatgataGGGCCCCCGCTCTTGGAGTTTCGTCCCTAAATAATAAGCTTAATTTGCCTTATAACTATTTTTCAGGTCAGtcaggttttattttcattctaagaCTTTTAGGTTTAACCAATGGCTTTGCCATAttcacatgtgaacatgtatgtgtgtgttcatgtatgcacatgtgtatcttGACTGAGGTTTTGCAACAGTTGTCCATTAAGTTCAGGTTAAGACATGTAAGTTTAACATTTATCTGGAGGCTTTTAGtgatttaacttttatttccagTTAAGACAATGAACATTGTAAACGTTATCACAAGGGCTGAGATAACAGTCCAGTGGTTATGAGCGCttactcttcttccagaggacccaggtttgatgcccagcacccatgttaggtggttcacaaccacgtataactccaacttcaggggaTTTGAAGCctttggcctctctgggcacctgCACCTACACAAACCCACATAggaaaatacacataaacacatgacaaaatttagccaggcagtggtggtgcacgccgcctttaatcttagtacttgtgatacagagacaggtggatctctgtgagttcgagaccagcctgttctacaaagcaagttccaggccagtcaaagctgcacagagaaaccctgtcttgaaaacaaacatagaaaaatagaaaatatttaaatcctTACTATAAAATGTTAAACTCTTCTATTACTAAgagttaaaaagcaaataaatattaaaaaaataaattgaagaactttaaaagtgaaaacaaaatattttttgaaaagccTGAAACTGCTTCTACTTGTTACCATAGTTTGTTGTGGACTTTTACAATAATTTTGGTCCTCAATAACAAATATCAGAGTTAGTAGCAGGTACAGCCCATCAGTTGTTAAAGTATTTTAGGATCCTGAATTTTTGTGTTGGTTTTGAAAGCTGAAAGCCAAGGTCAGTGAGAAGAGCCCTGGAATGAACAAAAACTCCTTGAAGCGCCACCTATTGTTAGGAAAGAGTCATTTCAAATTTCAGGGATGACGGAAAAAGCTCAGGGCTTGGACTTCagttttcacaaaaataaataaatgaataaataaataaaaatgttttgcattctttttcttttagaaaccaCCATATAACTTTGGATGTTAGCCTTCAGCGAAGTTACAAAATGCAATCTGGACACACAAACGGTTCTTTGAGGAATCCGTGTGAGACGTGAGACACTGTACCCACAGAAAGTCATGAGTAAAGTAGCATGCAACTTTTTAATTAACACGTGAGAACCAACAGAACCAAGAAGAGGACTTCCCAGAACATGTATGCTCTCTCTCCAACTGTGACCTAATTATACAAAGCTTCCGGGTTGGgtattgtcaacttgacccaaaccTAGACCTAcctaggaagaggaaacctcagctgagaaaatgcctccatcagattgccttaGTCAGAATCtgcggggcattttcttgattcatgattgatgGGGGCAGGT includes:
- the Spry1 gene encoding protein sprouty homolog 1, whose protein sequence is MDPPSQHGSHTSLVVIQPPALEGRQRLDYDRDTQPAAILSLDQIKAIRGSNEYTEGPSVVRRPAPRTAPRPEKQERTHEIIPANVNNSYEHRPASHSGNARGSVLSRSTSTGSAASSGSSSSASSEQGLLGRSPPTRPIPGHRSDRVIRTQPKQLLVEDLKGSLKEDPTQHKFICEQCGKCKCGECTAPRTLPSCLACDRQCLCSAESMVEYGTCMCLVKGIFYHCSNDDDGGSYSDNPCSCSQSHCCFRYLCMGALSLCLPCLLCYPPAKGCLKLCRGCYDWTHRPGCRCRNSNTVYCKLESCPSRAQGKPS